The Pyrenophora tritici-repentis strain M4 chromosome 2, whole genome shotgun sequence genome window below encodes:
- a CDS encoding Img2 domain containing protein, with product MTRLQSVVPLLRPLATPRAVACCHHFRFSTVTSRQSREFPPNVNSVKQSSLPPNASPRQPRTPREAQRAADLAAAESLTEGDSAQSPEQKHILPSKHPRADNKPNKRSSQDKPAQADNVTPRPLDAFDKVADTTQQRKKSLPKRQNISQTSELVLPPPAYHISRSINKHLPVYTDTKRGGNLRLTIIRKVAGDLVALRDEVKDFLGNKGEEVTINHLTSHVQIKGHCKREVEEFLTARGF from the exons ATGACTCGGTTACAGTCTGTGGTCCCTCTGTTGAGGCCATTGGCCACTCCAAGAGCAGTCGCATGTTGCCATCACTTCCGATTCTCGACGGTAACATCACGGCAAAGTAGAG AATTCCCACCAAATGTCAATTCTGTCAAGCAGTCCTCTCTCCCACCAAATGCATCGCCCAGACAGCCACGGACGCCGCGAGAAGCCCAGCGGGCCGCCGACCTAGCAGCAGCAGAATCCCTCACCGAAGGCGACAGCGCGCAGTCCCCAGAGCAAAAGCACATACTACCCTCCAAACACCCTCGCGCCGACAACAAACCAAACAAGCGTTCATCGCAAGACAAGCCAGCACAGGCCGACAACGTTACACCTAGACCCTTGGACGCGTTCGACAAAGTAGCCGATACAACCCAACAGCGGAAGAAAAGTCTACCCAAAAGACAAAATATATCACAGACATCCGAGCTGGTCCTACCACCGCCCGCATACCATATATCGAGATCAATCAACAAGCACCTGCCAGTCTACACAGACACAAAGCGCGGCGGCAACCTGCGCTTGACCATCATACGGAAGGTCGCGGGCGATCTGGTCGCACTGAGGGACGAGGTGAAGGATTTCTTAGGTAACAAAGGCGAAGAGGTTACGATTAATCACTTGACGAGTCACGTCCAGATCAAGGGTCATTGCAAGAGGGAGGTTGAAGAATTTCTAACCGCAAGGGGTTTTTAG
- a CDS encoding YTH1, Cleavage and polyadenylation specificity factor (CPSF) Zn-finger protein, whose translation MADAATNIAEQYSLLPKLMPNLDRHLVYPLLNFSSDEEADQTPEQKKLLLELLKPTNMTDFVGQLHQEVHGLDDMSDEFKQKREAVLQKRDQLEEATSKISGLLDDENVVTNLRSDKQQNLAYLKESHGVEMEMVNQLLEFGQFQYSCGVYPHAAELLYRFRVLTTDGDKEREATWGKLACEILSVNWDSAIEEINKLKEIIDTRLFNNPLAQLQHRTWLIHWSLFPLFNHETSREALTDMFFSPAYINTIQTNCPWILRYLAAAVITARNRGRNSNQYQKQLKDLIRIVRQEGYEYSDPVTDFIKALYIDFDFEEAQKKLSETEEILKNDFFLLGAADQFVDAARHLISESYCKIHQRIDIKDLSTRLGLSQDEGEKWIVNLIRDTRVDAKIDYQAGTVVMNHPPQSVYQQVIERTKGGFFRTQVLSAAVAK comes from the exons ATGGCCGACGCTGCGACAAACATCGCCGAGCAATACTCGCTCCTCCCCAAGCTTATGCCCAACCTCGACCGTCACCTCGTCTACCCGCTCCTCAACTTCTCCAGCGATGAAGAAGCCGACCAGACCCCGGAGCAGAAGAAACTCCTTCTCGAACTCCTCAAGCCCACAAACATGACGGATTTCGTCGGACAGCTACACCAGGAAGTCCACGGACTCGACGACATGTCTGACGAGTTCAAGCAGAAGCGCGAGGCTGTACTGCAAAAGCGCGACCAGCTTGAGGAGGCCACTAGCAAGATCAGCGGACTGCTCGACGACGAGAATGTTGTTACGAACCTTAGGAGTGACAAGCAGCAGAACTTGGCTTACTTGAAGGAGAGCCATGGCGTCGAGATGGAGATGGTCAACCAATTGTTGGAGTTTGGTCAGTTCCAGTACTCATGTGGTGTCTACCCACATGCTGCTGAGCTGCTCTATCGTTTCAGGGTTCTT ACCACAGACGGTGACAAGGAGCGCGAAGCCACCTGGGGAAAGCTCGCCTGCGAGATCCTTTCCGTCAACTGGGATTCCGCCATAGAGGAGATCAACAAGCTCAAGGAGATCATCGACACACGCCTCTTCAACAACCCACTCGCACAACTCCAGCACCGCACCTGGTTGATCCACTGGTCGCTGTTCCCCCTTTTCAACCACGAAACCTCGCGCGAAGCCCTCACCGACATGTTCTTCTCGCCCGCCTACATCAACACCATCCAGACAAACTGCCCATGGATCCTGCGCTACCTGGCCGCCGCCGTCATCACCGCCCGCAACCGTGGCAGGAACTCGAACCAGTACCAGAAGCAGCTCAAGGACCTGATCAGGATTGTACGGCAAGAGGGCTACGAGTACAGCGACCCAGTCACCGACTTCATCAAGGCCCTGTACATCGACTTTGACTTTGAGGAGGCACAGAAGAAGCTCAGCGAAACAGAGGAAATTCTCAAGAACGACTTCTTCTTGTTGGGTGCAGCAGACCAATTCGTCGACGCCGCGAGACATCTCATCTCGGAGAGCTACTGCAAGATCCACCAGAGGATCGACATCAA GGATCTCTCCACCCGCCTCGGCCTCTCGCAAGACGAGGGTGAGAAGTGGATTGTTAACCTCATCCGCGACACACGCGTAGACGCAAAGATCGATTACCAAGCCGGCACAGTCGTTATGAACCACCCACCACAATCCGTCTACCAACAAGTCATCGAGCGGACAAAGGGCGGCTTCTTCAGGACTCAGGTCTTGAGTGCTGCCGTCGCGAAATGA
- a CDS encoding Frag1 multi-domain protein, translating into MVKDKDGDTIATFNGRWIAYSHTAMAYCAFVGALVVGIGLHYHKIVENEFYGYPDEWFPSVSATIGDRYPERSVFMLFIALTSGPRFALVGLWYALTRRPNSSLPKFVAGVGIFRTLTCGGWTYVTSTDDHDWHDIFMISYLVATLPWTIGCIALSPKNPTALKYRKTLAGSFFGTLVPLIYFFIQHKVHRVAGAYTIYAFFEWALVLLDVGFDAITMFEFQHLEVVVKDVRGVSRVAGSKPTSDAVLEKNKEMSATFSGAFSWFGLIYTAADVYNGFVFWSMLTSLGVCVWYFPLWHMGISGYEALVMCTVSPFFLGIKPVRFLATRYPWFFHLLSLSGLLAFLAKTPVNRLFAVGFGLSMSCLAWSATFFAERSQPHRLEARISAFSIGLIASSIAKFAFWTNNPIWPIMHEPNGGWNKTGVVLAVIAMLISTRSTAGAGSDIPAQGPTKGSSIFASFGLAGVLFSMHSLLSDSSTMISWVWEGYPVRGPLAVPHGSVTLMAMGLGVMIGMFAPNLSRSWAFYGVGSIGAAVLTTTSHWTGYYGALVIAVYTMAAAPVLISHAARHAPGRTFGLAFLVYNFTVLFHVWVVAYAFVPGGPLVRERTDWVMTSMMLQIGAGIFSVSAQPPVLKSYKGKAVVTAAANRQRSYYLYILSALELVAIAVAYLRFPSYDYKPYHPETKSITAGIWTIHFSLDNDMWSSEHRMRDLIKELEVDVIGLLESDLQRIIMGNRDTTQFLAEDLGMYVDYGPGPNKHTWGSALLSKFPIVNSTHHLLPSPVGELAPAIEATIDAYGEMIDIFVFHSGQEEDPEDRRLQSEYLAERMKATPRPAILLSYLVIKPGEGNYNTYVGEKSGMKDIDPTDWDRWCEYILYKGLKRSGYARVSRHTITDTELQVGKFVVGEPENGNDMVHENQVPPGLRFPDLFKGQGVRGHRYHVFDEPRYYA; encoded by the exons ATGGTCAAAGATAAGGACGGTGACACGATCGCAACG TTCAATGGAAGATGGATAGCCTATTCGCATACCGCAATGGCCTACT GTGCCTTTGTTGGAGCCCTAGTCGTCGGAAT AGGTCTTCATTACCATAAGATTGTAGAAAATGAGTTTTAT GGCTACCCGGATGAGTGGTTCCCCTCTGTGTCGGCGACCATTGGCGACCGCTATCCCGAACGTTCCGTCTTCATGCTCTTCATTGCCCTTACATCTG GCCCTCGATTCGCATTGGTCGGCCTTTGGTATGCCCTGACCCGTCGTCCGAACTCGTCTCTTCCCAAGTTTGTCGCTGGTGTTGGTATCTTTCGGACTTTGACCTGCGGAGGATGGACATACGTGACCTCTACCGATGATCACGACTGGCATGATATTTTCATGATATCCTACCTAGTTGCCACACTACCATGGACCATTGGCTGCATTGCTCTGAGTCCCAAGAACCCCACTGCACTCAAGTACCGCAAGACTCTTGCTGGCAGTTTCTTTGGCACACTCGTGCCATTGATATACTTTTTCATTCAGCACAAGGTACACCGTGTTGCAGGAG CCTACACCATCTACGCTTTCTTCGAATGGGCACTGGTCTTGCTCGACGTAGGCTTTGATGCCATCACCATGTTCGAGTTCCAACACCTCGAGGTGGTTGTAAAAGATGTACGAGGTGTATCTCGCGT TGCGGGCTCCAAGCCAACGTCCGACGCCGTCCTAGA GAAGAACAAGGAGATGAGCGCTACCTTTTCCGGTGCATTTTCTTGGTTTGGACTTATCTATACGGCTGCAGATGTGTACAACGGA TTTGTATTTTGGTCCATGTTGACATCACTCGGCGTATGCGTCTGGT ACTTCCCTCTCTGGCACATGGGCATTTCCGGTTATGAAGCCCTGGTCATGTGTACCGTCTCTCCGTTTTTCCTCGGCATCAAGCCTGTCCGCTTCCTTGCTACTCGCTACCCATGGTTCTTCCACCTGCTATCGCTTTCTGGTCTTCTCGCTTTCCTCGCAAAGACACCTGTCAACCGTCTCTTCGCCGTTGGATTCGGTCTATCCATGTCCTGCCTTGCATGGTCTGCCACTTTCTTCGCAGAACGGTCACAGCCGCACCGTCTTGAGGCTCGCATCTCGGCTTTCTCTATTGGTCTAATAGCCTCTAGCATTGCAAAGTTCGCGTTCTGGACAAACAATCCCATTTGGCCGATTATGCACGAGCCAAACGGTGGATGGAACAAGACTGGTGTTGTATTGGCTGTGATTGCCATGCTCATATCTACAAGGTCAACTGCTGGCGCTGGGTCTGATATCCCGGCTCAAGGCCCTACCAAGGGATCCTCCATCTTTGCAAGCTTCGGTCTTGCCGGTGTACTCTTCTCCATGCACTCGCTACTCTCGGATTCAAGCACCATGATCTCTTGGGTCTGGGAGGGCTACCCAGTTCGTGGACCGCTGGCCGTTCCTCATGGTAGTGTGACGTTGATGGCCATGGGCTTGGGCGTGATGATTGGAATGTTCGCACCAAACCTTTCGCGGTCGTGGGCTTTCTACGGCGTAGGATCGATTGGCGCTGCCGTTTTGACAACGACGAGCCACTGGACTGGATACTATGGCGCCCTCGTAATAGCTGTCTACACCATGGCAGCAGCACCTGTCCTTATAAGCCACGCAGCCCGCCATGCACCAGGTCGAACATTCGGTCTTGCTTTCTTGGTCTACAACTTTACGGTGCTCTTCCACGTCTGGGTCGTAGCCTATGCCTTCGTTCCCGGTGGTCCTCTTGTTCGCGAACGCACAGACTGGGTCATGACGAGCATGATGCTTCAGATTGGTGCTGGTATCTTCAGCGTCTCCGCCCAACCACCAGTACTCAAGAGCTACAAGGGTAAAGCCGTTGTCACTGCAGCTGCTAACAGACAGCGTTCCTACTATCTCTATATCCTCAGCGCTCTGGAGCTTGTTGCTATCGCCGTAGCATACCTACGCTTCCCATCGTACGACTACAAACCCTACCACCCCGAAACCAAATCCATCACAGCTGGTATCTGGACGATTCACTTCTCTCTCGACAACGACATGTGGTCATCCGAGCACCGCATGCGTGATCTGATCAAGGAACTGGAAGTCGACGTCATTGGGTTGCTAGAAAGCGACCTCCAGCGTATCATCATGGGCAACCGCGACACAACCCAATTCCTCGCCGAGGATCTAGGCATGTACGTCGACTACGGCCCAGGTCCCAACAAGCACACATGGGGCTCGGCTCTGCTTTCCAAGTTCCCCATTGTAAACAGCACACACCACCTCCTCCCCTCTCCCGTTGGCGAGCTAGCCCCTGCCATTGAAGCCACCATTGACGCCTACGGTGAAATGATCGACATCTTTGTCTTCCACTCGGGCCAAGAAGAGGACCCAGAGGACCGTCGCTTGCAGTCGGAGTATCTAGCCGAACGCATGAAGGCCACGCCTCGCCCTGCCATTCTTCTCTCCTACCTCGTCATCAAGCCCGGCGAGGGCAACTACAACACTTATGTTGGTGAGAAGAGCGGAATGAAGGATATCGACCCTACGGATTGGGATAGGTGGTGCGAATACATTCTCTACAAGGGATTGAAGAGGAGTGGATACGCCAGGGTATCGAGACATACTATTACAGATACAGAGTTGCAG GTCGGCAAGTTCGTTGTTGGCGAACCAGAGAATGGGAATGATATGGTGCATGAGAATCAGGTTCCTCCTGGTCTTAGGTTCCCTGATTTGTTCAAGGGTCAGGGTGTTCGGGGACACAGGTACCATGTCTTCGACGAACCTAGGTACTATGCTTGA
- a CDS encoding HAT (Half-A-TPR) repeat protein (conserved protein, contains HAT (Half-A-TPR) repeat protein), translated as MAGPSDKARFYLEQSATELNELERKKIFTREEISSIAKKRSDFEHIINARGSHPEDYMRYIEFEKNVDALRRKRIKRLGARYKGHGQRTIYFLYNRATRKFSGDLTLWMQYIDFARKDKAYKRLNDIFTSVARLHPTKPDIWIIAANYFMETQADITNARSYMQRGLRFCKNSETMWVEYAKLETIYVGKIAGRRKILGLDVDRTKKAETDEDGDEDMIRLPTVTAEDVNPSLKQNDGVDEVALQNLASAPVLTGAIPLAIFDAAMKQFQGKPRMAERLFDMFAEFEQLSCIPHILQHVLDYLQEHYPHAIETDICRFRMQLFGCNATGAELAAALSQALDLISATVQQHPNEKTRVSEVAVRHLLSLHRLLADADPGLHKAWRAALRKHVRGMEHGEGSGDEIASVVESLRNQGKKHEADMLARTGIKYWAANEGLQKFVSATER; from the exons ATGGCCGGCCCAAGTGACAAGGCGCGCTTCTACCTTGAGCAGTCGGCGACGGAGCTGAACGAGCTTGAGCGCAAGAAAATCTTCACACGA GAAGAGATCAGCTCCATTGCAAAGAAGCGCTCCGATTTCGAGCATATAATCAATGCCCGCGGTTCACATCCTGAAGACTACATGCGATATATCGAATTCGAGAAAAACGTCGACGCTCTCCGCCGCAAACGCATAAAGCGCCTGGGTGCTCGATACAAGGGCCATGGACAGCGGACGATATATTTTCTCTACAATCGCGCGACGAGGAAATTCTCGGGCGACCTCACACTATGGATGCAGTATATCGACTTTGCACGCAAGGACAAGGCATACAAGAGGCTGAACGACATCTTCACTTCCGTCGCTCGCCTTCACCCCACCAAGCCAGACATCTGGATCATCGCCGCAAATTACTTCATGGAGACCCAGGCGGACATTACGAATGCGCGAAGCTACATGCAGCGTGGCCTGCGCTTCTGCAAGAACTCGGAAACCATGTGGGTGGAATACGCCAAACTGGAGACCATTTACGTTGGCAAGATTGCAGGCCGGAGGAAGATTCTTGGTCTAGATGTTGACCGTACGAAAAAGGCAGAAACGGATGAGGATGGCGACGAGGATATGATTAGGCTTCCAACGGTGACGGCAGAGGACGTGAACCCTAGCTTGAAGCAAAACGACGGTGTAGATGAGGTTGCGCTGCAGAACCTGGCTTCTGCTCCAGTCCTCACAGGCGCTATTCCGCTGGCTATTTTTGATGCAGCCATGAAGCAGTTCCAGGGCAAGCCCAGGATGGCCGAGAGACTCTTCGACATGTTTGCCGAGTTTGAACAGCTCTCATGCATACCCCATATTTTGCAGCACGTGCTTGATTACCTACAAGAGCATTACCCGCACGCTATCGAGACAGACATCTGCAGGTTCCGCATGCAACTTTTCGGCTGCAACGCTACCGGCGCAGAATTGGCCGCCGCATTAAGCCAGGCCTTGGACCTGATAAGCGCTACCGTTCAGCAGCATCCCAATGAGAAGACCAGGGTCTCCGAAGTCGCTGTTCGCCATCTGTTATCTCTACATCGGTTACTTGCGGATGCCGATCCGGGCTTGCACAAGGCATGGCGTGCAGCCCTGCGGAAACACGTGCGAGGAATGGAGCATGGTGAAGGAAGCGGTGATGAAATTGCTAGCGTGGTCGAATCATTACGGAATCAGGGCAAGAAGCATGAGGCGGATATGCTGGCTCGGACAGGTATCAAATACTGGGCTGCGAATGAAGGGCTGCAAAAATTTGTCTCCGCGACGGAAAGGTGA
- a CDS encoding RF-1 domain containing protein, with protein sequence MLLALLRTRLLSQAPLVTARGSVPAVRHTHSSSSSTGGSASDDELQAARKWLAELHAEAIPLQSIGELSFSRSSGPGGQNVNKVNSKATLKVPLDTLLRHVPVALHSDIRRSRYVAAKSNTFIVQADDSRKQSDNAQSCYKRLYQAIAEAAQRAVPSETSAEQARRVKLLQQFDNERRLKHKKQQSAKKTSRRSRGDD encoded by the exons ATGCTGCTCGCTTTGCTGCGCACCCGCCTCCTGAGCCAGGCCCCGCTCGTGACCGCGAGGGGATCTGTGCCTGCAGTGCGACACACTCACTCATCATCGAGCAGCACCGGCGGCAGTGCAAGCGACGACGAGCTCCAAGCTGCACGCAAGTGGCTCGCGGAGCTGCATGCGGAGGCGATCCCTCTTCAGAGCATTGGCGAATTGAGCTTTAGCAGATCTTCCGGGCCCGGTGGTCAAAACGTAAATAA AGTCAATTCCAAAGCCACCCTCAAAGTGCCGCTGGACACCCTTCTGCGCCATGTGCCTGTCGCTCTCCACAGCGACATCCGACGTTCGCGCTATGTAGCTGCAAAATCAAACACCTTCATCGTCCAGGCCGACGATAGTCGCAAGCAGAGCGACAATGCACAGAGCTGCTACAAGCGTCTCTACCAGGCCATTGCCGAGGCGGCACAGCGCGCTGTGCCTTCCGAGACGTCTGCGGAGCAGGCACGGCGTGTCAAACTTTT ACAGCAGTTTGATAACGAGCGCCGCTTGAAGCACAAGAAGCAGCAGAGCGCTAAGAAAACCTCGAGGCGAAGCCGGGGTGATGATTGA
- a CDS encoding RNA-binding protein (RRM domain) — MRPNSSPPQEAEHIRHQSLTPESPRPQNVPSPANIPILAEHMDASYHDLNLSNGPASTPASHFSQQSHPSNANATTTTTPYFADQPSTQNYQHQHIAAQGGGDAMQASGAFHHSSAFGTTMGTQAHDTSSMQNFAQHHHARTAVIDAPPASAQNLHSAYPYSHDNAYAAQPAQAATNVDVQALLDSLTPAAHNAPTGQYAAPNASLPSTTTLPPRPPTQDQPATHPNYHPSDDIASYHPQNQRAPSAQQRGNGALQPSNAHNPPSHAQQQQPGQRSETPDDEDQRWPPEVNRRYEEFLEQERRFVTEGQWDQFPMGSRLFIGNLPTEKVTKRDIFHRFYRHGQLAQISIKQAYGFVQFLDSESCRRALDAEQGQAVRGRKMHLEISKPQRNTKKIEPQNPPPRRRSRSPDYTRGGTGPPPRDSRYGAHPNSMSPRDRDRRFRDRDDYRPMRSPSPRALPRGVRSRDRSRDRFDTRYRSRSRTPPRRHRSPSPRRDYTEDGLDLRRRLPHEVPDIQILVLNEGLPRDFIRYVEDTFRTQQLRSNVLILSGRFPEPAVVRRQILEGVLAIVRLDTTGLTKGKVSVQIFDRRGGANNVQFNEYADLDPTTAGLLVNNAKQNQSRPVLPPSTSYAFGQNLPPHFPQPSNPFPALTTSQPNISNLIASLDGASLSQLLGAMSGNNMPQSAQPQPNPGLNADLARLLAQVPSPAQTPGFAAQHQPHLAQLGNQFPALASLFANQSQPVAPPVQTPNQPGPAPDMSEIMAQLAQYQR; from the exons ATGAGACCCAACTCGAGCCCGCCGCAAGAAGCTGAGCACATACGGCACCAGTCACTGACGCCAGAGAGTCCGCGCCCGCAAAACGTCCCCTCGCCCGCCAACATTCCCATTCTGGCTGAGCACATGGATGCAAGCTATCATGATCTCAATCTCTCAAACGGTCCTGCTTCCACTCCAGCCTCGCACTTTTCGCAACAGTCGCACCCGTCCAACGCGAACGCGACCACGACGACCACGCCGTACTTCGCCGACCAGCCGTCGACACAAAACTACCAGCACCAGCATATAGCAGCGCAAGGGGGAGGTGATGCCATGCAAGCTAGCGGCGCTTTCCATCACTCATCTGCTTTTGGCACCACCATGGGTACGCAGGCGCATGATACCTCTTCAATGCAGAATTTCGCACAACACCACCACGCGCGCACTGCTGTCATTGACGCTCCCCCGGCGTCGGCTCAAAATCTTCACTCTGCGTACCCATACTCCCATGACAATGCCTATGCTGCGCAGCCGGCCCAAGCTGCCACCAATGTTGACGTACAAGCCTTGTTGGATTCTCTGACGCCTGCTGCACACAATGCGCCTACGGGTCAATATGCTGCTCCTAATGCCTCGTTGCCGTCGACCACCACTCTGCCTCCTCGACCGCCCACTCAAGACCAGCCCGCTACACATCCCAACTATCATCCCAGCGACGACATCGCGTCCTATCACCCACAAAATCAGAGAGCGCCTAGTGCCCAGCAACGGGGGAATGGCGCTCTACAGCCTTCGAATGCCCACAATCCGCCCAGTCATGcgcaacagcagcagccaGGCCAGCGTAGTGAGACACCTGATGATGAGGACCAACGGTGGCCACCAGAGGTGAACAGGAGATATGAGGAGTTTTTGGAGCAGGAGCGGAGGTTTGTCACCGAGGGCCAGTGGGACCAGTTTCCCATGGGCTCCCGTCTATTCATCGGCAACCTCCCTACCGAGAAGGTCACCAAGCGTGACATATTCCATCGATTTTATCGCCACGGCCAACTCGCGCAAATATCTATAAAGCAGGCATATGGCTTCGTCCAGTTCTTGGACTCGGAATCATGTCGAAGGGCATTGGACGCCGAGCAAGGACAGGCAGTGCGTGGCAGGAAAATGCATCTCGAGATATCCAAACCTCAGCGAAACACCAAGAAGATCGAGCCACAGAACCCGCCTCCAAGACGCCGATCACGTTCGCCCGACTATACCAGAGGTGGTACAGGCCCACCGCCCCGGGACAGTCGCTACGGAGCCCACCCTAATTCCATGTCCCCTCGAGACCGAGATCGGCGCTTTCGCGATCGGGACGATTATCGGCCCATGCGATCGCCATCACCGCGAGCACTGCCTCGGGGCGTCAGATCGCGCGACCGGAGCCGCGACAGGTTCGACACACGGTACCGCAGCAGGTCAAGAACACCTCCCCGCAGGCATAGGAGCCCGTCTCCGCGACGCGACTACACCGAGGATGGTTTGGATCTCCGTCGCCGACTACCACATGAAGTTCCTGATATCCAGATCCTTGTACTTAACGAAGGTTTGCCTCG GGACTTTATACGCTACGTCGAAGATACATTCCGTACACAACAGCTCCGGAGTAATGTTCTGATACTCAGTGGGCGCTTTCCTGAGCCAGCTGTGGTTCGAAGACAGATCCTGGAAGGCGTTTTAGCAATAGTGAGGTTGGACACTACAGGGTTGACTAAGGGCAAAGTCAGCGTTCAGATCTTTGACCGTCGAGGAGGTGCCAACAATGTCCAATTCAACG AATACGCTGATCTGGACCCCACAACAGCTGGTCTTCTCGTCAACAATGCCAAACAAAACCAATCTCGTCCCGTCCTGCCACCCTCAACCTCATACGCCTTCGGCCAGAACCTGCCACCGCACTTTCCTCAGCCGAGCAACCCCTTCCCAGCTCTGACGACCAGCCAGCCCAACATCTCCAACCTCATCGCATCTCTAGATGGTGCTAGCCTGTCGCAGTTGCTCGGTGCAATGTCCGGCAATAACATGCCTCAGAGCGCACAACCACAGCCCAATCCAGGACTGAATGCTGATCTTGCACGATTGCTCGCCCAGGTGCCTAGCCCTGCTCAAACTCCAGGTTTCGCTGCCCAACATCAGCCACATCTTGCACAGCTAGGCAACCAATTTCCCGCGCTTGCTTCCCTATTCGCAAACCAGAGTCAGCCAGTCGCGCCGCCAGTCCAGACCCCAAACCAACCTGGACCTGCGCCAGACATGAGCGAGATCATGGCTCAGCTTGCCCAATACCAGCGCTGA
- a CDS encoding LETM1 domain containing protein has translation MPPVQPGKTQKTNVPTKKDIANSQLTSRKAPTPSLVPARSPASKTTTATTIRASERLNPPHFTYAPEITVPARNPDQNIVKWLWRAGRAYVTFYKTGLSHVRQTYKLAKTLRKKAAQSPNKDITEVLTRAEWQVVRRSKADILRLPPFGLLVLALGEWLPLIVMYITPLVPEACRIPQQVERSLRKMEDKRQDRLHKISINATRLMLKDRQPVGSTQGHEPSNPPKNDTVGTVMTPSAKAWDELTLYELSLVAAQQDCYPALFDWVPFTPPKRLLVRNIKKKMDYLSTDQRLIERDGGWAALSKEEIQRACVERGLPVLGKREDELRKALATKWGVKF, from the coding sequence ATGCCACCTGTACAACCTGGCAAGACACAGAAGACGAACGTGCCTACGAAGAAAGATATCGCAAATTCCCAGCTTACATCACGAAAAGCACCCACTCCTTCCCTCGTTCCTGCGCGTTCACCCGCCTCAAAAACGACTACTGCAACGACTATACGAGCCTCAGAAAGACTCAACCCACCTCATTTTACCTACGCCCCTGAAATCACCGTTCCCGCAAGAAATCCAGACCAGAATATTGTCAAGTGGCTATGGCGTGCCGGTCGTGCATATGTCACTTTCTACAAAACAGGCCTTTCGCATGTTCGACAAACGTACAAACTTGCCAAGACACTGcgcaagaaagctgcgcaGTCACCCAATAAGGACATCACCGAAGTCTTGACAAGAGCAGAATGGCAGGTTGTCAGGAGAAGTAAAGCCGATATTCTGAGGTTGCCGCCTTTCGGGCTTCTCGTGTTGGCTCTTGGAGAGTGGTTACCGCTTATTGTCATGTACATTACACCTCTGGTTCCTGAGGCGTGTAGGATTCCACAACAGGTCGAACGTTCCCTTAGAAAAATGGAAGACAAGCGGCAAGATCGACTGCACAAAATTAGTATCAACGCCACGCGTCTCATGCTGAAGGATCGCCAACCAGTCGGGTCTACACAAGGTCACGAGCCTTCTAACCCACCAAAGAATGACACAGTAGGCACAGTCATGACGCCATCCGCTAAAGCCTGGGACGAATTGACACTTTATGAACTCTCCCTTGTCGCAGCACAGCAGGACTGCTACCCCGCGCTGTTCGATTGGGTACCCTTTACGCCGCCAAAACGGCTTCTTGTGAGGAACATAAAGAAAAAGATGGATTACTTGAGTACAGACCAAAGACTGATCGAGAGAGATGGTGGTTGGGCAGCTCTTAGTAAAGAGGAGATTCAAAGGGCCTGTGTGGAGAGGGGCTTGCCGGTTCTGGGAAAGAGGGAAGATGAGCTGAGGAAGGCGTTGGCAACAAAGTGGGGCGTGAAGTTTTAG